Proteins co-encoded in one Myotis daubentonii chromosome 8, mMyoDau2.1, whole genome shotgun sequence genomic window:
- the WFDC5 gene encoding WAP four-disulfide core domain protein 5 isoform X1: MRAWSLLLLVSLLALGSQLPTVSGRRKGALDLLGGSSSPSFLPASPQKAGAELPLERHGGCPPDDGPCLHSAPDQCVDDSQCPSKMKCCHRSCFRQCVRRVTVKQGTCPDDHLRCLSPIQHLCHQDADCRGKSRCCLGACGRDCRNPVRG, translated from the exons ATGAGGGCCTGGAGCCTCCTCCTCCTGGTGAGCCTCCTGGCTTTGGGGAGCCAGCTGCCCACTGTCtcgggcaggaggaagggag ctCTGGATCTGTTGGGAGGAAGCTCTAGCCCTTCTtttctccccgcctccccccaaaAGGCTGGGGCTGAGCTGCCACTGG AGAGACATGGCGGGTGTCCGCCGGACGATGGGCCCTGCCTCCACTCGGCGCCTGACCAGTGCGTGGACGACAGCCAGTGTCCCTCAAAGATGAAGTGCTGCCACAGAAGTTGCTTCCGCCAGTGCGTCCGTAGAGTCACAG TGAAGCAGGGCACCTGCCCCGACGACCACCTGCGCTGCCTCAGCCCCATTCAGCACCTGTGCCACCAGGACGCAGACTGCAGGGGCAAGAGCCGCTGCTGCCTCGGGGCCTGCGGCCGGGACTGCCGGAACCCGGTCAGAG gCTAA
- the WFDC5 gene encoding WAP four-disulfide core domain protein 5 isoform X2, with amino-acid sequence MRAWSLLLLVSLLALGSQLPTVSGRRKGERHGGCPPDDGPCLHSAPDQCVDDSQCPSKMKCCHRSCFRQCVRRVTVKQGTCPDDHLRCLSPIQHLCHQDADCRGKSRCCLGACGRDCRNPVRG; translated from the exons ATGAGGGCCTGGAGCCTCCTCCTCCTGGTGAGCCTCCTGGCTTTGGGGAGCCAGCTGCCCACTGTCtcgggcaggaggaagggag AGAGACATGGCGGGTGTCCGCCGGACGATGGGCCCTGCCTCCACTCGGCGCCTGACCAGTGCGTGGACGACAGCCAGTGTCCCTCAAAGATGAAGTGCTGCCACAGAAGTTGCTTCCGCCAGTGCGTCCGTAGAGTCACAG TGAAGCAGGGCACCTGCCCCGACGACCACCTGCGCTGCCTCAGCCCCATTCAGCACCTGTGCCACCAGGACGCAGACTGCAGGGGCAAGAGCCGCTGCTGCCTCGGGGCCTGCGGCCGGGACTGCCGGAACCCGGTCAGAG gCTAA
- the WFDC5 gene encoding WAP four-disulfide core domain protein 5 isoform X3, whose protein sequence is MRTPSPERHGGCPPDDGPCLHSAPDQCVDDSQCPSKMKCCHRSCFRQCVRRVTVKQGTCPDDHLRCLSPIQHLCHQDADCRGKSRCCLGACGRDCRNPVRG, encoded by the exons ATGAGGACTCCGAGTCCGG AGAGACATGGCGGGTGTCCGCCGGACGATGGGCCCTGCCTCCACTCGGCGCCTGACCAGTGCGTGGACGACAGCCAGTGTCCCTCAAAGATGAAGTGCTGCCACAGAAGTTGCTTCCGCCAGTGCGTCCGTAGAGTCACAG TGAAGCAGGGCACCTGCCCCGACGACCACCTGCGCTGCCTCAGCCCCATTCAGCACCTGTGCCACCAGGACGCAGACTGCAGGGGCAAGAGCCGCTGCTGCCTCGGGGCCTGCGGCCGGGACTGCCGGAACCCGGTCAGAG gCTAA